The Cryptomeria japonica chromosome 6, Sugi_1.0, whole genome shotgun sequence genomic interval AATTATAATTCATTGAATTGAACTTTTAGAAATTAGCAAAATAAAATTTGCTCACATCAATCCTTTAATGCATAGATGTTGGTAAGGACTTTTATAGTTTAGAAATATCTTGAGGGAATCCATTGAATTGCGAGGGGCATGTTTTTCTCAAATGGACCCTTATTGAACCAACTTTATTGATCTAAGCAAAATATCAAAGATAACAAGAAAATATTCAATAGTGTCTTGCATGATGTCACAATTTGAAAATGTGGAATAAATTATTTTTCAGGAAGCTCTTCTACCAAGATACTTTTCACCTTCTAGCATGATTTTCCATGAATGAAATAATATCTTTAAATACAACATTCTAGCACAAAAACCTTTGCGAGGTCCACACACAATGACTTGTATAAGGGTATTTAtgtgatttatttttaattttaatatcaaAATTTAATGTCTAAATTAATGATTGTTTATGTAACATAGGTCAAGTATGCACCCCCATATATAACCCAAGATGATGAATACATCTTTTTTTAATCAAGATCAATCTTTGGAGATGAGTGATAATGTGATAAAGATGTCATGAATTAAATTTATGTAAAAATAGATTACTTAAAAATCAATTATTACATTTAAAACACTCaatcaaaacaaattcaaatataaaaaaatcatacaTATACATAATTTTTTCACATTAATACACCCTGCATTTAAACATTTTATATTCACACTAGAGATAGAAACAACTTCGAACAACATTAGAATCACCTAATTGTTTCCCAAACAGAaaagaatataatttaaaaaacCAATCTATCCTTCAATAAAACAAGTATATTTTGTTTAGATAATTCACTAGTTTTTAAGTTTTCCAAAATACCACGTTGGaagtttaattttcttatcttcattcttaatcaaatgcatatcattaaGCTAAGAAGTCTCCCAATTGTTTTAGGAGGGTCTTTAGTTAAAGAGACATTGTAAGGATGAGGTGTTCAACtggaattgattttatttatttattttcgttTTGAAGTCCTATAAAAAATCTTACATCAGTTTAGTAACCCATTACACAAGTTAAAGTTACACAGACGCAATGAACGTCTTAACTTAGAATCCAAACTTATAAAAGAATTGCAGTAAACTAACAGGATTATACACAGAACATTAAACATTAGTGTCTTCAAGCAGAATTTGACAATGAAGGCATTCTCAGGCAATTCAAATTGATACAAGCATAACAGCCAACAACATCTTTAGCTCTAAATTAACAGAAAAATATATCGTACAGTAGAGAATACCTAGACACAATTTAGACATAGACAAGTATCTACTGATGAAAGAGATATTAAACCAAAAATACAAAGTGATGATATCATCCTCGACCGGATTACATATGAGAGAACTGTTAATCACACCACTGGTGCGGATCTGCTCATTCCAATGGGAAGCAATATTTTCTCTATCCTGTTTTATATTCGTACAGTCAGAATCCTCTCAGAGTAGTGGAGCAATCTATTTTTTATGGGGGAAATATAAAGCACAAATTATCATTATGGTAATGCTTCACTTTTACCAGTCAAACTTAATGACCATATTATTATTCATTATAACCATTCCAAATGAAAAGTCATCTCAGAAAGTGATGCCATGACTGTAACTTTGATGAGGTGCCATTCAGGAATGGCAAATTCCTTCAGAATTACTGCTGAACCGAAATCCTGGGGCATGCCACAATCATTCTTAAATTCATACAAAATGCAATCTAGAAAGATCTATAGGATAAATGAAGCGATACAAACTAAACCAAAACAGACCACATAAATAGCTGCAGATTTAATACAATATAAACAGCCAATGTTTTAAGTGTGTAAGAACTGCTTCAATGCCATGACTGGCCGCTGACCTGCATACTAGTGCTGCTGCCGCACTGCTTAAAAGTATAAAAAAATGGTTGTTACATTTAATTGAACTATTATACTGCATGGGAGCAACAACGGCCCTCCTGTAATTGGACAGAATAAACTTGTAAGCTATCAATATTTGGACAGGAAAAAGCACTCAAAATAAATTTCAACAATATGAAAGGACTCGGTAAAAGCCATATTAATATGGTACCAACTTGACCAGACAGCTGACGCAACTTCCACTGTAATGGATTAGGCTGTTCTTCAAACAGACAGAAATATTCAGAGTAGCCTTGCTAAGACGTTGAACATTCTGAAAGGAAATCAATCACAACTTCTTCTATATTTGAAATCTGCTGATTTATTGATCTGGGACCCGGCATTTCTGAAAGAACTTTGTAGCTGGTGAATTGGGTTTCCTCAGCGAATATCTGATCCCAGGAAACCATGTCATCCATACCACTCAAACCCACAAAATCCTTTCCGAAGCCCACCCCAAAATCAGCGTTTTCAATACACTTTTCTAAGCTGTGATTTCCAAGTGAACAAGTAGCCATTAACTCCTTAGATAGCAGTCCAGCCCTGGTCTCAGAGGCACACAATCTTTAAAACTcatctgcaattaatgaattgctACTCATCCCAGGATCCAAAAACCCATTTGGTGTAGTGCAAGCATTTGTTCTAGAACAATCCAAGCCCAATTCAGCCCTAGATTTCATAAAAAAATGGAATCTAGAAAGATCTATAGGATAAATGAAGCGATGCAATCTAAACCAAAACAGATCACATAAATAGCTGCAGATTCAAAGTGTGTATGACTAGGCTTCAATGCCATGACTGGCCGATGACCTGCAAACTACAGCTTCTGCTGCACTGCTTAAAAGCTCATATTATAAAATAGTTGTTCAACTTAACTGAACTGTTATACTCCATTGGAGCAACAACGGTCCTCCTGTCACTAGACAGAATAAACTTGTAAGCTATCAACATTTGGAAAGAAAAAACCACTCAGAATAAATTTTCAACAATAAGATAGGACTCGGAAAAGCCATATTAATATAGTACCAACACGGACTAAACATAAATAACTAGTGCCCAAACAGCTGAGCCAATTTCCACTGTAATGGATTAGACTGTTCTTCAAACAGACAGAAAAGACTCTCCAAAAACGATGCAGAGCAGGCTTTTTCTAAAAAGAAATCAATCAGCGAATACCTGATCCCATGAAATCATGTCATCCAGACCACTCAAACCCACAAAATCCTTGGCAAAACCCACAACCACCTCAAAATCAGCCTTGTCAATACACTTCTCTGAGCTCTGATTTCCAAGTGAACAAGTACCCATTAACTCCTTAGATATCAGTCCAGCCCTGGTCTCAGAATCTATCAGAGGCACACAATCTTCAAACCCATCTTTAATAAATGAATTGCTACTCATCCCAAGATCTAGAAACCCATTTGGTGAAGTCAAAGAATTTGTTCTAGAACACTCCAAGCCCAATTCAGTCCTAATTTTTTTCTGCTCCTCCTTATGTGGCATTCGCAACAATCTCCTCTTTTTAGCAACATCAAGATGCCTCTTTTGAAGCGTCTCAGAGAATAAATTTGGATTTTGAGTAAATGTTTGGAGGAACGACATCATCTGCTGAGGTTTTTGCTCTGTGAAGGCGAAGCGTCTCTGCATATCCTCAAGTTCTCTATCAATACTTTCCTGTTCCTTCTTCAGTTGAACAACCTCCTTAACAATGGCGTCCTCGTCCTCGTTAAGCCTCTGTAAATCTCCTTCCAAATCACATTGACTGCAATCAtatcaatataaaaaatattttttgggatATGTGGTGAATGGTCATTGTCCATCTACCATGGTATAACCGTAAGGCGCCACTATACTTTTGAAGAAAACTTAATTATCAGTTTTTCCTTCACGTGATGGCGTCGTCAACAACCAAGAAGACCATGGATGTGAAAACTCTCCATGCTTGTAGTACTCTCATGGACACCCTTACATAGGATTGCACAAATATGTCCTAGCCTTGTGGTTTAGCATATGATTAATCAAAAGACCATTGAGAGAGTAGAGGTGATGGGACATGCCTAAGTTAtataattaaaatcattttttctttgGATGATATGATACACAAATTGCAAATGGTGTCACCTCCTAGGACTGCACCCACTaacaaattataaatttattaGGAGTATAGAGGGTGATCAAATACTACAAGGTGGTAAGTAGATATTATGGCACTCAACAATTTGTTTGGTGACGATGTATAGatatttaaattttagtttagttttttctTCATAAAATTATTTGTTTCTTTTGTCGTTCATATGTAAGTTCCTCTTTGGTGAACTTAAGTTTTCTATTGGTGAGCATATTTATGTTCCTATTTACTATTTAATTTTTAAGAAATGTATGATTGTTTTGACTTCGAAAAGTAGAGTATATCATGGAGATTATTGAGAAGAACTAAACAACATTGCTAAGACTTTATGACAAAAAGAATtcattaaagctatgagatttccacaatccattttgtatttCTAGTGTTTTTTTTCTAGATTTGATTTTGTGTATATTTTTcccacaatcgaatctagaaaaaatatacacacaatcgaatccagaaaaaatacactaaaaaagaaaaagaattcaATCTATATCAATTTTGGTGTTAATTAAATTTGTGATGGTCTTGAGAGGAGTTAATAGGATCGAGGGAAGAAAGAGAAGAAGGAAAGTAGACTCTCAAAGGAACACCTAGGAAGTTCGTAGAAGGATAGAAGCCCTTGAGGTCAAATTAGAATTTGATGAGTTTGAAGAGGAATTTTAAAACATAGTAAATGCCACTAGGTATTTAAATCCTTGAGAGAGACTTATTGAAGTATTTACTAAACAAAGTTCCAAAATAAAGGTGGATATTTAGGATCTAAAGGCAACCTCAGCCCTAATATATTCCTAGATTTGATCCAAGAGTTAGAAAAGTATTAGAAAAGTACTTTgagattgaagacaagaatgaagatgataaaaaaaagagaaaataatgctAACCTTAAGTTGATGTTGCATGCAATCCTATGGTGGGAAAACATGTAGAGTTCAAAAAGAAgactaagaaaaaataaaataacgtAAAATGAAACCATGAAGAGCTTGATTCTTGTCATTAGATTACTGACCCaaaaaaaataagaattttaaaatttataaaaatagatcaatcaatacaGACTTATTTTGAATAGCTTATGAAGCTTCAAGCTCAGATGGATATATAGGAGAATGAAGAATGGCGTATGTCTTTGTTACAAATGGTGTTGCACAAAAACGACGTCTTTTGTGGTCTTTTTCTATTTCCAGACTTTTGTTTTCCATCGACTACCAATATTTATTTCATGGTTTAAGACCGTAAAGTCAATGGATTAATTGAAGTCTCAAGATTTTTCCATTACTATTTGGAAGTCATTTTCCCGTGAAatttcttttaaaaccaaattATGAAAGAGAAAGTGTACAAAGATAATTGTTTTGTAATGAAGACAACTGTCAACAAAAAAATAATGAGTCgcatattaaaaatttatttatacaTCAGATCAAAATTAATTATGTTCGCTATGGAATAGTGGGCATACAAAATAGCTCATCtggttttatttataatttaatattattacgAGCACGCTCATTCGACTGCCAGTCTCgatattttggaagatatttttctcATCTGCATTGGTCGACAATCAATCACTCATGTATTAAAAAGCTTATTTAATAGTTAAAGTTCAACTATTAATTCTCAACTAGGAAATTTCTTTTGCAACTGTTTTCCACTGTGAGCACACGTCGACAACCAATCACTCAtgtattaaaaaatttatttaatataaattaaaatatatccGCTAAGAAAAAGTGAACATACAAAATAGTTTTCTATTCAAAAGTTAGGAATGGCAATGACGATTAGAATATGATTAATGATTGTTTTCATTTCATACCTTCTTTATGTAGGTGAAGCAAATCTGTAGCAAGATTtgcaaataaatataatatttgtaAAGGGGATCTACAAATAATGGAAAATTATTGTATAGGTAGGGGTATGTGATGTATTGCTAAGTTCGTTATATTATTGTGTTTGATTCTTTTGCAAATATTTTATATGTTTGGTCTAGATTTTTGTTTACACTTAAAAAATTAGGAAATGCTATTTATTTAtaggttaaagaaggtagaatatctatcgagtgaagttcagtatttaccaagtaacaaccgagtaataacataatgtattggatggataaatacattattaaatgtagaatgccAATGAgatggagttgatcagatgattggtatgtcatgcaagaagtttgttgaggatctacgacatcgaaaatacaagagatcgatctacaacacagattgaacggtcataacctagcacaagttccaaggcgacgtaaaatgttttcagatcaaacgaTACAATGAATCGAGTCACGTTttaagatctgatggttaagattgatcatgggaaatgtgatcaaggagattaaacggttaggtattgttcataaataagaaactgttgatgaacaatgcatgcaggcaaaatagaagaacagtgacactacagtagtgatcaccaagcacagaagattgaagagcTAATTGAAGAAcggattgagaagcctagcaagaagcaagataagtcttatgacaagattgttttgagcacatagaatctactttagcatttcagatgtgaagttgcagatatattttattaatattatttattttgtaagtgacaggaaatctcttaaccgagtggacttaacaatcttatttgtaaaccctctagcaaggtaacattctaaatgagtgtttgaaatcctttgagaaggtcacttctaacaaagtgcaagactctaacaagtctaagggaaatcccttaactgggtcacatctagcaatgtgtttttgtaatctgtaactggattggcttttaaccgagcatactctagaagggtatatttcttagtgggtccgaaatcccacagtgcttttttcctatttgggtttccacgttaaatctggtgttaaatgtgttatgatgttttaagtgtatctgtttatgagtattgaatgatttacagtcatagttgcatatcagtaaaggctaacaaggttgaatctagtgaatatattatattgtgagtttttatgattcaccccccctctcatcttaactaacacttTGTACCCAGATATCTAGAATGAGCAAATGCAGTGGTTGGAGCAAGACTGGAACCTTATTAAGGAGGACTAAGATGTAGCTAAATCAAATACCTTTTTGGTCTGTGATGATTTTAAAAATAGTTAATCTTAGTATTTTTAAAGACTCTCATATGAATAGGCCTATGTGTCGTATGCCTGGGACATATATTAAAATTAAGTTCTCTGATAAATTTATAGACTCTTTATACTTAACTGCTCTAGTAGTTATCTCATGCATAGATGGTGGTTGGACAGGATTAGTATGTTTAGTTATGatgatatgattattttttattacttttgaAAGATGtgtgtgaagtttttggttgtgtgGTTATTTGATGCTAAAGGTTGTGTTGTTGTTCTCTAATTTTTCTGCTTTGTGAGGGTTCAAAATCCCTCCCTTCTAaagtaataaaaaacaatatataaatagacattatttaatttaatgatcaaataatcaataataattTTAGACaacatattaataaaataataaatatttatcttaTTTCTATTGACCTCAACAATTAATTAATAACTAGTGCCTTTCCAAATCAGTGGATATTCCAAAAGGAGATCCATCACAACTACTGCTCTTGGAATCTCGTGATTTGTTGATCCGAGGGACCGGCATTTCTGAAAGGACTTTGCAATTGATGAATCGGGCTTCCTCAGCGATTGCTAGATCTCACAAAAACATGTCATCTGATCTAAAATTTCGTGTTTTCCACTGTTTTCCACTGTGAGCAAACGTCGACACTCAATCACTCATGTATTAAAAAacttatttaatataaattaaaatatatctgCTAAGGAAAAGGGAACATACAAAATAGTATTCTATTAAAAAGTTAGTAATGGCAATGACGATTAGGAATATGAATAATGATTGTATTCATTTCATACCTTCTTTATGTAGGTAAAGCAAATCTCTTTCAAGATTtgcaaataaatataatatttgtaAAGGGGATctataaataatgcaaaaataattgTATAGGTAGGGGCATGTGATGTATTGGTAAGTTGTTATATGATGTGTTGGATTCTTTTGAGAATAATTTTAGGTTGTTCGTCTTGGGTTAACCAACGTTAAagaattttgattaataaaaaaatgttatttattTATAAGTTATTTCTAATAATTAGGTTCGTTTGATATGTTGTATgtgtttttaataattaaataagtactTTTTGTTAAATAATATGctgtttgaaaaaaaaatgattaacGATAATAATGTTGCAATTTAAGATTATTAATATATCAtgttttttataattaattatgtcaaaataatcaagataatgaaaataaatatttttacacTGAAGGTGTACTCTATATGAGATAAATGGATTAATTGTGTAGATTAACGGTTCTAAGGGAACAAGAGACGTGCAAGATGATTGAAAACTTTCTTGCCATTAGATGACCGTTTGTTGTTCTCGCCATTCATTCGTCTATTTCCCGTTTTTTTCCCAGTGCTCTTTTTCCTTCCCCGCTCATTTATTTACATTTAGCCTGTGCTTCTTTTTCAACAATAAACAGACATAGATTGGTGGAAAACATTTAACGAAATCCAACTATACTAATTAAATCAtatttctgtagaagtatcataaTCTTGTTTAATTAAAATCCATCCATAACTGTTAGGTAGTCCTTGTCATATCTATAATACGAATGAGagtaaaaaaaaaatactatttaaaattAGCATTAATTTTGACATTTAAAGTAAATTTTAACAAAAAGAATTCAGCTCCCTTATCcagataatttaattaatatttggttTTAAacgttttattttaatattagaaAATATTATCTTAAGAAGATTCGTATTTAAAAGTTTTTTCTCAAAATAAATTATCTTTTATATCAAATATCAAGCATCTTATTATATACttaatttatataaaatttatattatacttacatttattattatatgtttttaaattgtatatttaaatattttttaaaattttattatatttgcTTACTGTTGTTTCTATATTCGATTGTGTCTGTGTTTTATTATATttgttaaatatatataaaatattagatATAATTAAtacatataatatttttattttttacataatattttatttaaattaattttaaacaaTATAAGATAATAAAATTCAATTGTTCATTGACTCTTTAAGTGAAGCGATGCCAAATTCATTATTGTAGAATTGTCTTTTCTCCATTTTGATTTATATTTgattttcattttatcattttgaGAATCCCCCATCTCTTGAAAACACAATACATGTAGGATTGGCTAAAAATAAGTCTTGTTTGTTGATAGGTTTGATTTTCTTTCATTTGTGGTTTTCTTTATCTTGTTGAATATCACATTAATCGATCTTGATTTCTACTCAATTGTAGATTTGTTCCATTTTGATAGGCAAGGTAAGTCAATTTCTTCTCTCTCCAATGGTGTTTGGGGTTTGATTTACCTATTTTATGGTGATGGATTTTGGTTTAAAAACAACTAGTTCAGATTCGTCTATAATACATATATACCTATTCATAGGATGAGTTTATTTGTTGTAGTTAAATGGGAAATTATAATTGGgtaatataaaaaaaatgaaatccatAAATGAATCTAATATTGAATGTGAAATTTAAATCTAATCTAGGAGGGTAAATATTTATTGACTGTCTATGATGGATGTCATTGGTAATATGTACTCGATTATGGGAtaaaccagggaagggtgattttatTTTCACCTACCCCGAAAGGGTTAAAATTggccaaataaataaattaatttctccCCGCCATAACAAATGTAGCTAAGTTCAAcagtttggttgttagatactacatgcatTCATAGGTTCCATTCCTAATATTTGGTTTCAGGTTGCTAGGGAACTTTGTCATAAGGGATGgtagtgttgggatccaagaacacagagaggggggaggggagggtgaatcagtgttctatcggtaaataagattttatccttttataccatacacatatacaCTGCTAAACAAgtaaacatataacttgaaacaaataaaaccatccacatgaatgaacactataacacatggaatttatacatggaaaacctcaaagaggaaaaaccacagtgggatttgtgacccacaatatcagttcactggccatatgaaaggatattacttaaagtgggggcttgcacatgcaggaaggcatattgcctagagcacattgctcaccacaaaaagagtctcaatgactacaagATTCTGCTGAAATcaaatagtaataatgaactcacaaaatgcatttgctatgccaaaaagagttccaaatATAGTTcttctctgtactggttcataCCCCCTAAACACTTctatcggtatctcttctcctccaagaattctttccaaactatctacagatcattgcatgatataacattcgcatacaagtgatctacatacatatacttcgcattatacAATTCTTCTATATTTTATTATGTCACCCTCattcaaaaataacctagcagactgaacTATATATCCTTACAAACAATacgccttatgtcagcttacaatacattacaaaagatattcaatgtcagacTTGatagtaattacaaaatgattttctaaataaatcttccttgatgtcggtgccgatgtaaccctggatactccaatgctggtatgtgacttccatctgatcttgttgccatcaatgacaacaaaataaatccgatgagtgtcaattgccaacaatctccccctttggcattgatggaaacactcgtgtgaaaaaaatggattccctactagttcaactgaaatatgctccccctgagcaataaaCTCCTTCTAATATCCTGATGTCCTTccatatgttcttgtttgatatttttctgatattttccacatatatacactccccctttggcatcaatgccaaagactggtgaaataattgaaagaattcagaacaaaagaatgaataaatattgTTTGTTTTACCGGAGCTTGACTAACTTCCAAATTTCCGGGTAAGCTTTGTCTAGCAACTGTAGGTATGTATCCCAGCCGGTTATGAAAGTttcagatatggatgctagtccacttagtaagtgtgccagtttttctttctctttgacttctaccggtgtgggtttagcaatcatgtccataaactctcttttatgtacacccagtgaatccaatctgggactcaccaatcctctaagactcctttctctccgaatgattttatctctcttcttctcaaaagaaaaaaattggttctccaaggacaaaatttgtctatcaacagatgttgttagtgaggttaatccatcaaaataattagcaatactatctaccttatcatgtaattcctttaatctgctatctacatttgctataagaatatatatgttacaacagaccctgtagatatttgtatattgtttcaaacaattcccagtaagaatgagtttagcttcaattttatttttctctatttcaatGATCTAGTCAAAGGCGGCTTTCTTAGCCATAGTAAATAGTTCTAATGCCTGCCAGTCTGATATCTGCtgtagtgattgaaaattgttagatatgtgctCTGTTAGTGTTTTAAGCTTGCTGGAAAGGTTTTCTTTATTCTCAATCTGACAATCAGGGATTAATTTATGCAACACTAtaactgattgatctattattcccttatctgcagatccctcctttaatagtttctgagtatccatcatcattaactcaattGGACTCATCTCAATGACTGATttattctcaacctgagaagtgtcaattgccaaaacctttgtcggggaatcaataTGAACTGCTGGTGTAGACTCAATTCCGTctaccttatcttctttagcactggtggcttcgccacttggtgtagtgtcaatTGTTGCCGATGGAGTATTATTCATAGTAtcatgtacattgccttgctcaaaaatagtttgtgcCGATACACACTGCACACTTTTCTTTACTTCTAGTtgtgtctgtatatctatagttactactagtttagtcaaaattggagttgaccttcccaaaatacctttcccttttgatttatctaaGGTGGTGGAAATTGTTGCctaatgttttgaaataaccccaaagttttTCATCTCTGCCGATACTAAGaccagtgattgcttccttgatttgcatacctgtCGGTATGTCATAAGCCCAATtcttcttccctagaccaggtagctcatttaggaagtaaagaattaaaaaaacaatcaaattttcatatctaaaagttcctttcttaactcccttgatctttccaaggttcaacatcaattcactcctcaaccattcacataaatcatattttgcattattcctcagcatctgatatgcaacatggatgcaagaactagcaatagaattcaatcggctagattgagttaccttataacctattataatgcttgcaaatttcacatcagtgttggtatttgtgttgatcctcattgatctgctaccatgagttgcaccggtgagtttctcaacctcacTGTTGgagattttcttgccaagttcttgTCCAACTTTCGGTAATCTagtgactgcttgaatagcctccttggtgatcatatAAGGCTAATCTagccagatgaactcattgtgaaccctactcagaacgTATCCGAtcatctcatctttgaattccagtatgTACAAAAaatcggttaaccctagatcctcaaatGCTTTGTATTCCGACTTGATGGTTCTGGACCTGCCCAGTATAACAGATTGATACATGCCTTTGATTTCCTCTATGCCTAGAT includes:
- the LOC131064215 gene encoding uncharacterized protein LOC131064215 isoform X1, which translates into the protein MQRRFAFTEQKPQQMMSFLQTFTQNPNLFSETLQKRHLDVAKKRRLLRMPHKEEQKKIRTELGLECSRTNSLTSPNGFLDLGMSSNSFIKDGFEDCVPLIDSETRAGLISKELMGTCSLGNQSSEKCIDKADFEVVVGFAKDFVGLSGLDDMISWDQEDRCCSNGV
- the LOC131064215 gene encoding uncharacterized protein LOC131064215 isoform X2, yielding MQRRFAFTEQKPQQMMSFLQTFTQNPNLFSETLQKRHLDVAKKRRLLRMPHKEEQKKIRTELGLECSRTNSLTSPNGFLDLGMSSNSFIKDGFEDCVPLIDSETRAGLISKELMGTCSLGNQSSEKCIDKADFEVVVGFAKDFVGLSGLDDMISWDQ